One stretch of Saccharopolyspora erythraea DNA includes these proteins:
- a CDS encoding ATP-grasp domain-containing protein has protein sequence MTEAEGRQEDLARLAHPFGPGSALPARRGAMRPTPLLLQGQDYFFRSPDTDLDFQDRMYRADLVSDGSVDPVPCVLVLARAADMEMNELSLALAEHNIRMVRVDADRCLDLALTVYTDAPLIEFQRWLLRPLLVWRRHFDITAVPVDPTTVHGAYVREQWQAVANWLACRSDWEQVNPVRSSEHLDRLTQLHDAAAFGLRVPRTAVTTMPGRTRPGGGRCIVKTAGHHLLEPEPGALRGLFPRPLDIRRTHEALEPAPVLVQQYLDAEYELRVFVVGERVIPFRVEKLDPAQLWVDPEAVAVSRVEIDAALADKMLALCRHWKLQVAAFDLLVIRGEPVFLEVNVNCDWRWFEHRAECTEVSDGVHGWVRARFGELAAVAAASRDRW, from the coding sequence AGGACCTCGCGCGGCTCGCGCATCCGTTCGGTCCCGGCTCCGCTCTTCCGGCCCGCAGGGGTGCCATGCGCCCCACGCCGTTGCTGCTGCAGGGGCAGGACTACTTCTTCCGGTCACCGGACACCGACCTGGACTTCCAGGACCGCATGTACCGCGCGGACCTCGTCAGCGACGGGTCGGTCGACCCGGTCCCGTGCGTGCTGGTGCTGGCTCGCGCCGCGGACATGGAGATGAACGAGCTGTCCCTCGCGCTGGCCGAGCACAACATCCGGATGGTGCGGGTGGACGCCGACCGCTGCCTGGACCTGGCGCTGACGGTCTACACCGACGCGCCGCTGATCGAGTTCCAGCGCTGGCTGCTGCGTCCGCTCCTGGTGTGGCGCAGGCACTTCGACATCACGGCCGTGCCGGTCGACCCCACCACCGTGCACGGCGCCTACGTGCGCGAGCAGTGGCAGGCGGTCGCGAACTGGCTGGCCTGCCGTTCGGACTGGGAGCAGGTCAACCCGGTGCGCTCCAGCGAGCACCTGGACCGGCTGACCCAGCTGCACGACGCGGCGGCGTTCGGGCTGCGGGTGCCGCGCACCGCGGTCACCACGATGCCGGGGCGCACCCGGCCGGGCGGCGGGCGCTGCATCGTCAAGACCGCGGGGCACCACCTGCTGGAACCCGAGCCGGGGGCGCTGCGGGGGCTGTTCCCGCGCCCGCTGGACATCCGCCGCACGCACGAGGCGCTGGAGCCGGCGCCGGTGCTGGTGCAGCAGTACCTCGACGCCGAGTACGAGCTCCGCGTCTTCGTCGTCGGCGAGCGGGTGATCCCCTTCCGGGTGGAGAAGCTCGATCCGGCGCAGCTGTGGGTCGATCCCGAGGCGGTTGCCGTGAGCCGCGTGGAGATCGACGCGGCGCTCGCGGACAAGATGCTGGCGCTGTGCCGCCACTGGAAGCTCCAGGTCGCCGCGTTCGACCTGCTGGTGATCCGCGGCGAGCCCGTCTTCCTCGAGGTCAACGTCAACTGCGACTGGCGCTGGTTCGAGCACCGCGCCGAGTGCACGGAGGTCAGCGACGGGGTCCACGGCTGGGTGCGCGCCCGGTTCGGCGAGCTCGCGGCCGTGGCGGCGGCGAGCCGGGACCGGTGGTGA